ACGCCCGTCGGCAATCGCCGCTTTGGCATCTAGCCGCGCCTTGCCTTTAAGCTTGCCCGCCAGCCACGCCACTTCGATCCCCAGGGGCTCAAACCAGGCTTTAAACGAGCGGTAGTGCTGCTCAGCGAGGATCTCTGTGGGCGCCATAATTGCCGCCTGGCAGTTGCCCGCCAGGGCGCTCAGTGCGGCCATGGCGGCAACCACGGTTTTTCCCGATCCCACATCGCCCTGGATCAACCGCAGCATCGGCGCCGGTCGGCTTAAATCGTGGCCTATCTCTTCCAGCACGCGGCGCTGTGCGCCGGTTAAGGCAAAGGGCAGTTGGGCCAAAAAGCGCGCCTGCAGGCTGCGCCCGGAGGGTAGCGTCGGTGCGCCATCCGCCTGAATACGCAGGCGCACTTCGCGCAGGCTTAATTGGTGGGCGAGCAGCTCCTCCAGCGCTAGCCGCCGAGTGGCCGGGTGCTGGCCGCTGGTCAACTGCTCTATATTCACATCGGGAGGCGGCTGGTGCAGCAAGTGCAGGCTGGCGTGTAGGCCCGGCAGTTGGAAGCGCGTGAGAAGTGCATCGGGTATCACATCGGGCAAGGCCTCGGGGGCGTCGTCCAGTAAACCAAGCGCCTGCTGCGCCAGGGCGCGTAGCCGCGGCTGGTTCAAGCCTTCGGTGGTGGGGTAAATCGGCGTGAAGTACTCTTCCACCGGGGTCTCACTACCGCCGCTGAGCCGGTATTCCGGGTGATAGATCTCTAAACCGGTCGCCCCGGCCCGCGCTTCGCCAAAAGCCCGCACCGTGGCGCCAGGACGCATCTGTTGCTGCTGGGCCGGTGAGAAGTGAAAAAAGCGCAGGCTCAAAATACCGCTAGCATCACGCAGGCGCACCAACAGGCTGCGGCGGCGCCCTTTGACCACGTCGCAGGCGGTCACTTCGCCCTCAATCACCGCCTCCTGCCCCGCGCGCAGCAGGCCAATCGGTGTCAGTCGCGTGCGATCCTGATAGCGTAGCGGCAGGTGAAACAGCAGATCGCTCACCCGCTCGATCCCTAACCGGCCAAGCTTTAGCGCCAGCGCTTCGCCAACGCCCTTCAGCGCGGTGATGGGCGCGGAAAGATCACTCATGGGGCGCTTTTCACGGCTTTAGTCGGTTGGCGGCAGTGGCTAATTGCCTGAATCAGCGCCTCAATAGCTTTGGGACGGGGGAAGCTCGCCCGCCAGGCGATCGCCACGGTGCGGGAGGGCGCTGGGTCAACAAAGGGTCGGCTCGCCAGCATGGCATTTTCATACTGGTCGGTGCCCAGAGCCGACTGCGGCAACACAGTGATACCTAATCGAGAGGCCACCATATGGCGAATGGTTTCCAGCGACCCGCCTTCGGCAATCAGCGTATTGTTGGGGCTGTTGAGCTTTTGGGTAATCGCCGGGCAGGCTTCCAGAATTTGATCGCGGAAGCAGTGGCCTTCGCCAAGCAGCAGCAGGCGCTCTTCGAGTAAGTCCTCTTTATTGATCGCCTCCCGCTCGACCCAAGGGTGATTGGCGGGGATGAGCACTTCAAAGGCTTCGTCGTAGATCGGCTTGGTCACTACATCGGTTTCGGTAAACGGCAACGCGACAATAATCACATCCAGCTCGCCGCTTCTAAGCTTGGCGCGCAGCGTACCGGTCATGCCCTCTTCAATATACAGCGGCATTTGCGGGGCCGCGTTCGCCAGGGCAGGCACTAAATGGGGAAACAGATAGGGCCCAATGGTGTAAATCGCCCCAATGCGCAGCGGGTTGGCCAACTGATCTTTACCCGCACTGGCGAGCTCAAAAATCAGGCTGCTCTGCTCTAGCACACGCTGGGCCTGGGCGACGATTTTTTCACCCAGCGGGGTGACCTGTACGGTGGACTTGGAACGCTCAAACAGCGGCGTTTCGAGCTCTTCTTCCAGCTTTTTCACCGCCACCGAGAGCGTGGGCTGTGAAACATGGCAGCGTTCTGCCGCGCGACCAAAATGACGCTCTTGGGCAAGGGTTACGATATAGCGAAGTTCTGTTAAAGTCATAGCGGTGCCAGTGGCATCCTCTCGTAGCAGCGTGTGACTAACAAAGTGACAGTCAGCGGGATGGAAAAGGACAAGCAAGCTCTGCAGTTGGTCTTCTCATCCGACAATCTCATATTTGGTAGAGACTTTGCATCTAATAGGGAATATTAATCAAGAGGAGTGAGCACGGTGAAGCTAACCGTACTGATTATCGGCTGTGGCGATATAGGGATCAACCTTGGGCGCGAACTGCTTGAGGAAGGACACCAGGTGATTGGCTTACGTCGCAACGTGGAAGCCTTAAAAGGCACCGGCATTAAACCGCTGAAGCTGGATTTAAACGATCTTGAAGAAGCCGGCCCCAAAAGCCTGCCCCAGGCTGACTATGTGGTGTATACCGTCAGCGCTGACCGTTTCGAAGAGAGCGCCTATCAAAGCGCCTACCCTGAAGGCTTAAAGCGAGTGCTGAGTGTATTAGAACAGCATAAAACGCCGCCGCGCCGGGTATTTTTTGTCTCGTCGACCAGCGTGCATGGGCAACAGGAAGGCGAAGTCGTTAACGAAGAGACGCCTCCCGATTCGACGAGCTTCTCTGGCACGCTGATGTGTGAAGCCGAACAGGCGCTGATTAATCATTCGCTGCCCGGTACGGTGATTCGTTTTTCCGGCATTTACGGCCCAGGTCGTGACCGGCTGATTCATCAGGTCGCCGAAGGCCGTGTGGCTGCGATCACTCCGGTGGTGTACTCCAACCGCATTCACCGCGGCGACTGCACCGGCATTATCGCGCACCTGATTCGCTATCAGGAGAGCGGTGAGACGCTGGCAGATATCTACCTGGGTAGCGACTGTGAGCCCGTTACCATGCACAACGTCATGATGTGGCTGGCCGAGCAGCTTAAAGTCGAAGCCACCGAGACTATGCAGTCCCCTTTACGTCGGCGAACGAGCAAACGCTGCGATAACCAGCGCCTATTGAGCACTGGTTACCAGTTCCGCTTCCCCAGCTACCGCGAAGGCTATGCACAGGTACTTAAAGAGGGCGGCTTTTTAGAACTAAATAAAGCCTAGTCACCGATGACCATCACCGCTTCCGCTTCCACCTGGCTGCCTTTGGGCAGCGCTTTGACGCCAACGGCGGCGCGGGCGGGGAAAGGAGCGGTGAAGAACTCCTCCATGACTTGGTTCACAATGGCAAAGTTATCCAAGTCCACCAGGTAGAGATTCAGTTTCACAATATCACTTAGCGAGCCCGCCGCTTCTTCACACACTGCTTTCAGGTTGGTGAAGACTTGGCGTGCCTGGGCTTCGAAATCCTCAGACACAATCACCATGGTCGCTGGATCCAGCGGGATCTGGCCAGAGAGATAAACCGTGTTGCCTGCTTTAATGGCCTGGGAGTAAGGGCCAATAGCCGCGGGGGCTTTGCTGGTGTTGATAACAGCCTTATTGCTCATACGTTGTTTCGCTCCTGTAGTGGGTAACGCTTAATTATTTGATGCTAAAAAAATAGCGATCGCTGCCGATTTTTATCAGCCTATTGTTATAGACGGTGTTAGTTAGCGAGTCGGGTGATTTTGCCAACGTTGGGAAGGTTACGGATGCGTTTAATGATGCGTGCTAAGTGCACACGTCCTTTCACCGACAGGATCAGATTGACGGTGGAAAGGTGGGCATCACGCTCTTCAATGCCAATCCGCTCAATGTTGGCATCGGCATCGGTGACCAGTCCGGCAAGCTCTGCGACTAATCCGCGGCGGCTCTCAATTTCGATACGCAGCGCGACTGGGAAATCTTCATCGATGGTGTCCGACCACTCCAGTGCAAAGAGCTTGTCGGGGTCGTTTTTATCGGCAAAGTTCTTATCAACAACGTTTTTACACTCTGCACGATGCACCACCAAGCCTTTGCCAGTGGAAAGGTGACCGACCACCGGGTCGCCCGGTAGCGGATGGCAGCAGCGGGCAAAGTTAATCACCATACCTTCGCTGCCGCTGATCATAACGGCTTTGCTACCTTCAACGCCTGCGGGATGCTCATAAGTATCATCCCCGTGGGCGGCATCCACCAGGCGGCGAGCCACCACGTGGGTCATGCGATTGCCCAGCCCTAGCGACTCCAACAGCGACTCTTCGGAAGTAACATCCAGCTCTTTAAATGCCCGCTTGAGAACACTCTCATCCAGCTCTTCCAGACTGGTATCGAACGGTGCCAGCGCTTTATTGAGTAACCGCCGCCCCAGCATGACCGCTTCGGTCTGCTGCTGATGTTTAAGCGCATGTCGAATAGCCGAACGCGCCTTTGCTGTGGTCACAAAGTTAAGCCAGGCAAGATTCGGCTTCGCGCCGGGAGCGGTGATGATCTCCAGCGTTTGGCCACTCTCTAAGCGCGTCGAGAGCGGTGCCAAATGGCGATCAATTCTACAAGCGATGCAGTTATTGCCGATATCCGTATGTACGGAGTAGGCGAAGTCGATCACGGTGGCGCCCTGAGGAAGCTCCATAATGTCGCCTTTGGGCGTGAACACATAGACATCGTCAGGAAAAAGGTCGTTCTTAACGTGTTCGATAAACTCCAGCGAGTCGCCGGCGTGGCGCTGCATCTCCAGCAGGCCTTTCACCCATGCGCGGGCTCGGGCATGGCTGCCCTCGGCAATCGGGTGCGATGTCTGCCCCGCTTTGTAAAGCCAGTGAGCCGCAATACCGTTATTGGCCATGGCCTCCATTTCACGGGTGCGTATCTGCACTTCAATGGGCATACCCCGTGAGCCAAACAGGGTGGTATGCAGACTCTGGTAACCGTTGGCCTTGGGGATCGCAATATAGTCTTTAAAACGCCCCGGCACTGGCTTATAAAAGTTATGCACCACGCCTAGAATGCGGTAACAGCTGGCCACATCTTCGGTAATGATGCGAAAACCAAACACGTCCATAATTTCGGCGAAGGGCTTACGCTGGTCGCGCATCTTTTTATAGATCGACAGCAGATGCTTTTGGCGCCCAATTACCGTGCCGTTAAGATCATCTTCATCCAGACTCTTTTGCAACGACGACTGGATTTCGCGCATCGCGCTGCGCCGATGCCCCCGCGCATTGGCCACCGCACGCTTGATGCGCTCCGCGCGCATGGGGTGAATCGCTTGAAAGGAGAGATCCTCAAGCTCGATACGAATGGTATTAATACCCAGCCGTCCAGCAATGCGCGCGTAAATTTCCAACGTTTCACGGGCAATGCGGCGCTTCTTATCCGGTCGCAGGGCGCCCAGGGTGCGCATGTTATGCAGTCGATCTGCCAGCTTGACGATAATGACGCGAATATCTCGCGACATCGCCAGCACCATCTTCTGGAAGTTTTCCGCTTGAGCGACAGCTTTGTCTTCAAAGGTGATTTGGGTAAGTTTGGATACCCCGTCCACCAGTTCTGCCACCGGTTTACCAAACTGGGCCTCAAGGGCTTTTTTGGAAACGCCGGTGTCTTCAATAACGTCGTGCAGCATGGCAGCCATCAGGCTTTGATGATCCATGTGCATATTGGCAAGAATATTCGCCACCGCAAGCGGGTGGGTGACGTAAGGCTCGCCTGAACGCCGCCGCTGGCCGTCGTGGGCCTGCTCAGCGTAGTAAAAGGCACGTTTGACCTGCTGGATTTCATCCGAGGGTAAATAGCCGCCGAGTCTATCGGCCAGGTCATCAATGGTGAACATCTACCGCGCCTCTATCGGTTTCGTTGAAAACGTTAGTCGTCGATATGAGTAGGCGCCATTGCCGGGCGCGGACGAACTGCGGCTTCAACGGGCTCGTCCAGTACGGTGTGATCAACCAAGCCTGCGGCAATTTCACGCAGCGCCATTACCGTAGGCTTGTCATTTTCCCAGGGCAGCAGGGCATCGCGGGAGCCGCGCGCCAGCTGACGAGCACGCTGGGTGGAAATCATCACCAGCTTGAAACGGTTTTCAACATTTTCAAGACAATCTTCAACGGTTACGCGAGCCATGGGAGCCTTCCTGTTATGACGGAACCGGGCCGACACCGTTTTAAAGTTGAAAAACGGCGTCGACCCAGCGAAAAAAAGATGTAGAACCGAATAGATTACTCGACCGTAGGCGCCTGTGACAAGAGCGCAGCCAACAGCGGCGCGTGGCGCTCGGTCATTACCGGGCGACTTAAGCGACGGCTGATTACCAGTGATTGTAACTCCTGCAGCGCCGTGGTGAAGTCATCGTTAACGACGAGGTAATCATATTCGTGGTAATGGGACATTTCACTCACCGCATCGCGCATGCGCCGGGCAATCACCGCATGCTCGTCGGTGCCTCGGCTAGCGAGGCGCCGTTCAAGTTCGTTGCGCGAAGGCGGTAGTATAAAAATCGACACCGCATCAGGCATTTGTTCGCGTACCTGCTGGGCGCCCTGCCAGTCGATTTCCAGAATGACGTCCTGCCCCGCTGCCAGCAATACCTCTACCGCCTGGCGCGAGGTGCCGTAGTAATTATCAAATACTTTGGCATACTCATAGAACTCCCCCCGGGTGATCATCGCTTCAAACTCGGCCACATCGGTGAAATGATAATTGACGCCATCCACCTCACCCTCGCGCTTGGCACGCGTAGTGTGCGACACCGATACTTGAATTCCATCCAGGCTTTCGATTAGCTCGCGCACCAAGCTAGTCTTGCCAGCACCCGATGGGGCAGAAACGATAAACAGCGTACCTTGGGACATGAAGTACTTTCCCTTCAGTTAGCGAAAATAAGTAGCGGAACAAGTAGCAAAATAAGTAGAGCGACTGCAGCAGAGCAGCAAGGCTGCGCAGTATCGCACACCCAGCGCGACGACTGTAGCGTTGGCAGTGATGTACAGGGAGGTAAGCATGCGCAGTACGCTATTTATTTTAGTCTTGATTGCCCTGGGCGTAGCCCTGCAAAAAGGCCTTATAGAGATTCCTCGCCACTGGGCGCCTTGGGCACCGCTACATATTGACGATCCCATTACGCCGGTCACTCAACTGAAGCTAAGCCGCTTGGCGGATGACCGCAATGGTTGTTTAGCCGCATTAGATACCCTCCCTGAAGGCGAGCTGCGCTACACACCATTGGCCGATTACGCCCCCACGGCGAACTGCCCGCTTGCCAATATCGTACGCATGCAGTCTAGCGGCGTCGCGTTCAATCAGAGTTTCGTGGCCTCCTGCCCGATGGCATTGGCGTGGGTCATGTATGAACGCCACGCGTTACAGCCTGCCGCCGAGGAGATTATGGGCAGCCGGGTGAGTCAGGTTAACCACGTGGGTAGCTTTGCCTGCCGTAACGTTTACGGTCGTGAAACCGGCAGGCGCAGCGAACACGCCACCGCTGAAGCGCTGGATGTAGTGGGATTTCAGTTTGAGAACGGCCAGCGCATCACGCTAATTAATGGCTGGGATGATGAAGGCGAGGTAGGTGAGTTTTTACGCGCGGCGCGGGATGGCGCCTGCCATACCTTCGGTAATGTATTGGGGCCGGATTACAACGCCGCGCATGCGGATCACTTTCATATGGGCATGCGCGGATTTAGGCTGTGTCGCTAAGAGATCAACCATTGCTTATTCGAGGTTGATGTCATCTTCATCCGTAGCGGCACCGGTGGCAGCACCAACGCCACCGCCGATAACGGCGCCTTGAACGACGCTACCACCGGTTATGGCTGCGGCACCCGCGCCGACGGCAGCACCGACCCCCGCGCCGCTAGTAGCGCGCTCGCCAGTGGAAGTACCGCAGCCCGCCAAGCCAATGGTTAACGCCACCACCGCGCCGAGGGTCAATATACGTGTCGAATTCAATACCTGAATGTGCATGGTCATCTCCTTATGGGTTACTACTCTTACACAGTAGAGAGAATTCGACTTTTTAGCCATGTTAATTATCACTGTTCGATAACTAGCCAACTGGCCAATCAATCACGATGCAACGTTAGCCAACGCTAGGCTCGCTGGGCCACGGTGCCGTAGGTGCGCTTTTCCAACCAACGCCCTGCAGCAAAAATCACCAAACCACAGAGTGCCAATCCCGCACCGACCAAGCCCGTGCTCGACCAGCTAAAGCCAGCGCTGATGGCCAGGCCAGCAAGCCACGCCCCTAAGGCATTGGCACCGTTAAAGGCCGCGTGGTTCAGTGAGGCCGCCATGGTTTGGGCATCCTCTGCCACATCCATTAAGCGGGTTTGTAAAGAAGGCGCCAGCGCCATGCTGGTACCCACCAAGCCAACAAACAGCAGCCCCGTCCAAACGTTATTCGCCGCAAAGTAAAACAGCCCCTGGATCACGCCACACCAAAGCAGGATGGTGGGTATGGCGCGCATCAGGTTTTTATCCGCCATGCGCCCGCCAATTAAATTACCGGCAATAGAGCCCAGGCCAAAAATGACCAGCACCAGTGGCCCCAGTGCTTCGCTCATACCCGCCTGCTGGGTTAACGTCGGCATCACATAGCTAAAAATTGCGAACATGCCGCCGCAGCCGATGCAGGCAAGCGCCAGGGTGACCAACACCCGCTGCTTAAGCAGCGCGGACAGTTCACGCACCGGGCTTGCCAGGGTATCGACGGGCTGAACCGGCACATAAAGCCGAATCAACAGGGCGGTGAGCAGCGCAATACCGCCGACACCTGCAAAGGCGATCTGCCAGCCAAAAAGGTTACCCGCCCAGGTACCCAGCGGTGCACCGATCAAAATCGCCACCGTTAAGCCCATCATCACCCGGGAAATAGCCCGCGCCCGTTGGTCTATCGGCACGGCTCCCGCCGCCACCAGCGCAGCGATGCCAAAATAGGCCCCATGGGGCAAGCCCGCCAGAAAACGCAGGCCGACGAATGACCAGAACCCCGGCGCCATGGCACTGGCAATGTTGCCCACCGCAAAGACCAGCATCAGAATGATTAACAGTGGCCGCCTAGGCACCCGCGCGGCCAGTGCCGAAATCAGCGGTGCGCCGACCACCACGCCCAGGGCGTAGCTGCTGATTGCGTAACCCACTTGCGGCACCGTTACCGCTAAATCTCCCGCCACGCGATTCATCAGGCCCATAATGACAAACTCGCTGGTGCCTATCCCAAAGCCACCCAGCGCCAACACAAATTCTGCCAAGCGCGGGTTACGCGCCAGCCCTTGAGACGACGATGCTGTCGAATCCTGCATGTTTGACTCCTAGGGATACCACCCCGTTGGTATCACGATGGCGCAAATGATCGCAGGATTAGACGAAAGTAGAAACATACTGCGTATAAAAAGTTAGCGGGCGAATGGGCTCATCCAAATGGGTTTAATCCCATTAGTGTCCTAGCTTTGTTAGTGTACTTTTTATTTCTCAATACCCGAGACGTCCATGAACCTAGATACCATCGAGCACGCCATGGCAGCACTTGCCAAGGCCGATCCGGATATAGCCCGCGCCCTGCCGCTAGTGGGGGCTCCCCCGCCTCGTGAGCGCGACAAAGGCTTTGCGACGTTCTTCTCCACCATCGTTAGCCAACAGCTATCCACCGAAGCGGCCCGAGCGATTATGGGTCGCGTAAATACATTGTTGCCCGAGCTGCACGCCAAGGCAGTGATGGAGGTAGAGGGGCAAGCGCTGCGCGATGCAGGGCTCTCCTGGCGCAAGATCGAGTACGCCAAAGGGCTGGCAGAAGCAGAGTTGGCAGGCACTTTTAGCGCCGAGGGGCTTGAACAGCTAAGCGATGATGAAGCCATTGCCGCGATTACCGAGCTACGCGGCTTTGGCCGTTGGAGCGCCGAGATCTACCTGATGTTTTCGCTGAAACGCCCGGATATTTTCCCTGCCGATGATCTCGCCCTGCGGGTAGCGCTGGGCCGTTTAAAAGGCATGGACGACAAACCCACGCCCAAGCAGGCCCGCCAGTTGGTAGAACACTGGGCGCCCTGGCGCAGCGTGGGTTCGCTGTTTCTGTGGCACTACTATCGCGGCGAGCCGCTGTAGTGAATGGCCTCTTTGAGCACCAAGTGTCATCACCACCGTTATTTA
This Vreelandella neptunia DNA region includes the following protein-coding sequences:
- the recG gene encoding ATP-dependent DNA helicase RecG, whose product is MSDLSAPITALKGVGEALALKLGRLGIERVSDLLFHLPLRYQDRTRLTPIGLLRAGQEAVIEGEVTACDVVKGRRRSLLVRLRDASGILSLRFFHFSPAQQQQMRPGATVRAFGEARAGATGLEIYHPEYRLSGGSETPVEEYFTPIYPTTEGLNQPRLRALAQQALGLLDDAPEALPDVIPDALLTRFQLPGLHASLHLLHQPPPDVNIEQLTSGQHPATRRLALEELLAHQLSLREVRLRIQADGAPTLPSGRSLQARFLAQLPFALTGAQRRVLEEIGHDLSRPAPMLRLIQGDVGSGKTVVAAMAALSALAGNCQAAIMAPTEILAEQHYRSFKAWFEPLGIEVAWLAGKLKGKARLDAKAAIADGRARMVVGTHALFQDDVHFQCLGLAIIDEQHRFGVHQRLALREKGEAGGLTPHQLIMTATPIPRTLAMSAYADLDVSVIDELPPGRTPVKTVVVPDERRPEVVERIRLACSEGRQAYWVCTLIDESEVLQCQAAEVTRDELTIALPELAVGLVHGRMKSSEKAEVMTAFKAGELDLLVATTVIEVGVDVPNASLMIIENPERLGLSQLHQLRGRVGRGSTESFCVLLYHPPLSKSSRQRLAVMRETTDGFRIAEKDLEIRGPGEVLGTRQTGLAQMKIADLERDADLLERVTAMAQTLQGNSGVTAVLVRRWLGEAAGRYGQV
- a CDS encoding DNA-3-methyladenine glycosylase family protein, translating into MNLDTIEHAMAALAKADPDIARALPLVGAPPPRERDKGFATFFSTIVSQQLSTEAARAIMGRVNTLLPELHAKAVMEVEGQALRDAGLSWRKIEYAKGLAEAELAGTFSAEGLEQLSDDEAIAAITELRGFGRWSAEIYLMFSLKRPDIFPADDLALRVALGRLKGMDDKPTPKQARQLVEHWAPWRSVGSLFLWHYYRGEPL
- the gmk gene encoding guanylate kinase, whose amino-acid sequence is MSQGTLFIVSAPSGAGKTSLVRELIESLDGIQVSVSHTTRAKREGEVDGVNYHFTDVAEFEAMITRGEFYEYAKVFDNYYGTSRQAVEVLLAAGQDVILEIDWQGAQQVREQMPDAVSIFILPPSRNELERRLASRGTDEHAVIARRMRDAVSEMSHYHEYDYLVVNDDFTTALQELQSLVISRRLSRPVMTERHAPLLAALLSQAPTVE
- a CDS encoding MFS transporter; translation: MQDSTASSSQGLARNPRLAEFVLALGGFGIGTSEFVIMGLMNRVAGDLAVTVPQVGYAISSYALGVVVGAPLISALAARVPRRPLLIILMLVFAVGNIASAMAPGFWSFVGLRFLAGLPHGAYFGIAALVAAGAVPIDQRARAISRVMMGLTVAILIGAPLGTWAGNLFGWQIAFAGVGGIALLTALLIRLYVPVQPVDTLASPVRELSALLKQRVLVTLALACIGCGGMFAIFSYVMPTLTQQAGMSEALGPLVLVIFGLGSIAGNLIGGRMADKNLMRAIPTILLWCGVIQGLFYFAANNVWTGLLFVGLVGTSMALAPSLQTRLMDVAEDAQTMAASLNHAAFNGANALGAWLAGLAISAGFSWSSTGLVGAGLALCGLVIFAAGRWLEKRTYGTVAQRA
- a CDS encoding extensin family protein, which codes for MRSTLFILVLIALGVALQKGLIEIPRHWAPWAPLHIDDPITPVTQLKLSRLADDRNGCLAALDTLPEGELRYTPLADYAPTANCPLANIVRMQSSGVAFNQSFVASCPMALAWVMYERHALQPAAEEIMGSRVSQVNHVGSFACRNVYGRETGRRSEHATAEALDVVGFQFENGQRITLINGWDDEGEVGEFLRAARDGACHTFGNVLGPDYNAAHADHFHMGMRGFRLCR
- a CDS encoding RelA/SpoT family protein, producing MFTIDDLADRLGGYLPSDEIQQVKRAFYYAEQAHDGQRRRSGEPYVTHPLAVANILANMHMDHQSLMAAMLHDVIEDTGVSKKALEAQFGKPVAELVDGVSKLTQITFEDKAVAQAENFQKMVLAMSRDIRVIIVKLADRLHNMRTLGALRPDKKRRIARETLEIYARIAGRLGINTIRIELEDLSFQAIHPMRAERIKRAVANARGHRRSAMREIQSSLQKSLDEDDLNGTVIGRQKHLLSIYKKMRDQRKPFAEIMDVFGFRIITEDVASCYRILGVVHNFYKPVPGRFKDYIAIPKANGYQSLHTTLFGSRGMPIEVQIRTREMEAMANNGIAAHWLYKAGQTSHPIAEGSHARARAWVKGLLEMQRHAGDSLEFIEHVKNDLFPDDVYVFTPKGDIMELPQGATVIDFAYSVHTDIGNNCIACRIDRHLAPLSTRLESGQTLEIITAPGAKPNLAWLNFVTTAKARSAIRHALKHQQQTEAVMLGRRLLNKALAPFDTSLEELDESVLKRAFKELDVTSEESLLESLGLGNRMTHVVARRLVDAAHGDDTYEHPAGVEGSKAVMISGSEGMVINFARCCHPLPGDPVVGHLSTGKGLVVHRAECKNVVDKNFADKNDPDKLFALEWSDTIDEDFPVALRIEIESRRGLVAELAGLVTDADANIERIGIEERDAHLSTVNLILSVKGRVHLARIIKRIRNLPNVGKITRLAN
- a CDS encoding SDR family oxidoreductase, translated to MKLTVLIIGCGDIGINLGRELLEEGHQVIGLRRNVEALKGTGIKPLKLDLNDLEEAGPKSLPQADYVVYTVSADRFEESAYQSAYPEGLKRVLSVLEQHKTPPRRVFFVSSTSVHGQQEGEVVNEETPPDSTSFSGTLMCEAEQALINHSLPGTVIRFSGIYGPGRDRLIHQVAEGRVAAITPVVYSNRIHRGDCTGIIAHLIRYQESGETLADIYLGSDCEPVTMHNVMMWLAEQLKVEATETMQSPLRRRTSKRCDNQRLLSTGYQFRFPSYREGYAQVLKEGGFLELNKA
- a CDS encoding RidA family protein, with the protein product MSNKAVINTSKAPAAIGPYSQAIKAGNTVYLSGQIPLDPATMVIVSEDFEAQARQVFTNLKAVCEEAAGSLSDIVKLNLYLVDLDNFAIVNQVMEEFFTAPFPARAAVGVKALPKGSQVEAEAVMVIGD
- the rpoZ gene encoding DNA-directed RNA polymerase subunit omega, which codes for MARVTVEDCLENVENRFKLVMISTQRARQLARGSRDALLPWENDKPTVMALREIAAGLVDHTVLDEPVEAAVRPRPAMAPTHIDD
- a CDS encoding hydrogen peroxide-inducible genes activator; translation: MTLTELRYIVTLAQERHFGRAAERCHVSQPTLSVAVKKLEEELETPLFERSKSTVQVTPLGEKIVAQAQRVLEQSSLIFELASAGKDQLANPLRIGAIYTIGPYLFPHLVPALANAAPQMPLYIEEGMTGTLRAKLRSGELDVIIVALPFTETDVVTKPIYDEAFEVLIPANHPWVEREAINKEDLLEERLLLLGEGHCFRDQILEACPAITQKLNSPNNTLIAEGGSLETIRHMVASRLGITVLPQSALGTDQYENAMLASRPFVDPAPSRTVAIAWRASFPRPKAIEALIQAISHCRQPTKAVKSAP